A section of the Lutra lutra chromosome 3, mLutLut1.2, whole genome shotgun sequence genome encodes:
- the GAS6 gene encoding growth arrest-specific protein 6 isoform X2: MARLLRSAVPAVLCRGPGGAGRGWRDAVPSTCLGMSAATGSCPSPRPRMIHRDLWTGQPHRGDLPRRPREGGSSMHLCDHSLGRGLDSGAGPGADEASDAHPAYFPGAPRPDLPRKSAGCGQPGCRGRAAHLPGDGTEVLREKQPWEQGRTVAGAPDVDECADGGACGEAHCKNLPGSYSCVCDEGYVFSSPDKACRDVDECAEGRCEQACVNSPGGYACHCDGRGGLKLSPDMNTCEDILPCVPFNVAKSVKSLYLGRMFSGTPVIRLRFKRLQPTRLVAEFDFRTFDPEGVLFFAGGHQDSSWIVLGLRAGRLELQLRYHGVGRVTSSGPVINHGMWQTISVEELDRNLVVKVNKDAVMKIAVAGDLFQLDRGLYHLNLTVGGIPFKERDLVQPINPRLDGCVRSWNWLNGEDTTIQETVKANPKMQCFSTTTRGSFFPGTGFAFYSLDFARNPADAGTDTTWQIEVTARIRPATDTGVLLALVGGDHTVALSVALVDYHSTKKLKQQLVILAVESVTLALMEIKVCDGQEHRVAISVRKDEATLEVDGTKGQSEVSAAHLRELLAALATHLQGSVLTFMGGLPDVPVTAAPVTAFYRGCMTLEVNRKALDPDEAVYKHSDITSHSCPPVEQATP; this comes from the exons ATGGCCAGATTGCTGAGGTCGGCAGTCCCGGCTGTTCTCTGCAGAGGCCCtgggggggcaggaagagggtgGAGGGACGCCGTGCCGAGCACATGCCTGGGCATGTCAGCAGCCACGGGGAGCTGCCCCAGCCCCCGGCCCAGGATGATTCACCGGGATCTGTGGACCGGCCAGCCCCACCGAGGGGACCTCCCCCGCCGCCCCAGGGAGGGGGGCAGCTCCATGCATCTGTGTGACCACAGCCTGGGACGGGGATTGGACAgtggggcagggccaggagcAGATGAGGCCTCTGACGCCCACCCTGCTTACTTCCCTGGGGCCCCCCGCCCTGACCTCCCCAGAAAGTCTGCAGGCTGTGGCCAGCCCGGCTGCAGAGGACGAGCTGCCCACCTACCTGGGGATGGGACAGAGgtgctgagggagaagcagccttggGAGCAAGGGCGCACAGTGGCCGGAGCCCCAG ATGTGGATGAGTGTGCAGATGGAGGCGCCTGTGGGGAGGCTCACTGCAAGAACTTGCCGGGCTCCTACTCCTGCGTGTGCGACGAGGGTTACGTGTTCAGCTCCCCAGACAAGGCCTGCCGAG ATGTGGACGAGTGTGCAGAGGGCCGCTGTGAGCAGGCCTGCGTCAACTCCCCGGGGGGCTACGCCTGCCACTGTGACGGACGCGGAGGCCTCAAGCTGTCCCCGGACATGAACACCTGTGAG GATATTTTGCCCTGCGTGCCTTTCAATGTGGCCAAAAGCGTGAAGTCCTTGTACCTGGGCCGCATGTTCAGTGGGACGCCCGTGATCAGGCTGCGCTTCAAAAGGCTACAGCCCACCAG GCTGGTCGCCGAATTTGACTTCAGGACCTTTGACCCTGAAGGCGTCCTCTTCTTTGCTGGAGGCCATCAGGACAGCTCCTGGATTGTGCTGGGCCTGCGGGCCGGCCGGCTGGAGCTGCAGCTCCGCTACCATGGTGTCGGCCGCGTCACCAGCAGTGGGCCTGTCATCAACCACGGCATGTGGCAGACG ATCTCTGTGGAGGAGCTCGATCGGAATCTGGTCGTCAAGGTGAACAAAGATGCGGTCATGAAGATCGCAGTGGCCGGGGATCTGTTTCAGCTGGACAGGGGGCTGTACCACCTGAACCTGACCGTGGGAGGCATTCCCTTCAAGGAGAGAGACCTGGTGCAGCCT ATAAACCCCCGTCTGGACGGCTGCGTGAGGAGCTGGAACTGGCTGAACGGCGAGGACACCACCATCCAGGAGACAGTGAAGGCCAACCCCAAGATGCAGTGCTTCTCCACGACCACGAGAGGGTCCTTCTTCCCTGGGACCGGGTTTGCCTTCTACAGCCTGGACTTCG CTCGGAACCCCGCGGACGCCGGCACGGACACAACCTGGCAGATAGAGGTCACGGCTCGGATCCGCCCTGCCACGGACACAGGCGTGCTGCTCGCGCTGGTGGGTGGTGACCACACGGTGGCCCTCTCCGTAGCCCTCGTTGACTACCACTCCACCAAGAAGCTCAAACAGCAG CTGGTCATCCTGGCCGTGGAGAGCGTCACCCTGGCCCTGATGGAGATCAAGGTCTGTGACGGCCAGGAGCACCGTGTGGCCATCTCCGTGCGGAAGGATGAGGCCACCCTGGAGGTCGACGGCACCAAGGGCCAGAGCGAAGTGAGTGCGGCACACCTGCGGGAGCTCCTGGCCGCGCTCGCGACGCACctgcagggctctgtgctcaccttCATGGGCGGACTGCCAG ATGTGCCCGTGACCGCAGCACCAGTCACGGCCTTTTACCGCGGCTGCATGACACTAGAGGTCAACCGGAAGGCGCTGGACCCGGACGAGGCCGTCTACAAGCACAGCGATATCACATCCCACTCCTGCCCCCCCGTCGAGCAGGCCACCCCCTAG